A genomic segment from Phragmites australis chromosome 6, lpPhrAust1.1, whole genome shotgun sequence encodes:
- the LOC133920587 gene encoding fasciclin-like arabinogalactan protein 6 yields MQMVSHTFLPILLLLPFLSAASADVAPGPTPPELNLTSILYKGGQYTTLLRLLQATRITEQLSSQLKNSYDGLTFFAPNDNAFAKLKVGTLNGLTDQQQVQLVLYHVLPRYYSVTTFQTASNPLRTEASGPGGVYSVNVTTSTTSQLVNVSTGVVAVPISNTLFAEFPLAVYSVDDVLQPEQLFGRKANNAAAPVPGQAGEAAGKATARKKGVPKSDVAAEPSASGQEAEDSTNAAARGRGCVEWGTVVAFALMAVVNLVGA; encoded by the coding sequence ATGCAAATGGTCTCTCACACCTTCCTCCccattctcctccttctccctttCCTCTCCGCCGCATCTGCGGACGTCGCCCCAGGGCCGACTCCTCCCGAGCTCAACCTGACAAGCATCCTGTATAAGGGTGGGCAGTACACGACGCTGCTTCGCCTCCTCCAGGCCACGCGGATCACCGAGCAGCTCAGCAGCCAGCTCAAGAACTCGTACGACGGTCTGACCTTCTTCGCGCCGAACGATAACGCCTTCGCCAAGCTGAAGGTCGGCACGCTCAATGGCCTCACCGACCAGCAGCAGGTACAGCTGGTGCTCTACCACGTCCTGCCGCGGTACTACAGCGTCACCACGTTCCAGACGGCTAGCAACCCGCTGCGCACCGAGGCGTCGGGACCCGGCGGCGTGTACAGTGTCAACGTGACCACCAGCACCACGAGCCAGCTGGTGAACGTGTCCACGGGCGTTGTTGCCGTGCCCATCAGCAACACGCTGTTCGCCGAGTTCCCGCTGGCCGTGTACTCCGTCGACGACGTCCTGCAGCCCGAGCAGCTGTTCGGCAGAAAGGCCAACAATGCGGCCGCGCCGGTGCCAGGACAGGCTGGAGAGGCGGCTGGGAAGGCGACGGCGCGGAAGAAGGGGGTCCCAAAGAGCGATGTGGCAGCGGAGCCGTCGGCTTCGGGGCAGGAGGCAGAAGACAGTACGAACGCGGCGGCCAGGGGTAGAGGTTGTGTGGAGTGGGGTACGGTTGTTGCTTTTGCTCTCATGGCCGTTGTCAATCTGGTCGGCGCTTGA